A part of Onthophagus taurus isolate NC chromosome 7, IU_Otau_3.0, whole genome shotgun sequence genomic DNA contains:
- the LOC111424529 gene encoding inositol hexakisphosphate and diphosphoinositol-pentakisphosphate kinase isoform X8, which yields MEWPWLKYWWRLKKFMKSDTEDVCFCDDCYGDLECDSSDNSLGPPDMEETGKQVLVGVCAMAKKSQSKPMKEILTRLQEFEYIKVIVFPEEVILQKPVEEWPSCDCLISFHSKGFPLEKAVQYARLHNPYVINNLHMQYDIQDRRKVYSILESEGIEIPRYAVLDRDSPDPKHHELVESEDHVEVNGVVFNKPFVEKPVSAEDHNIYIYYPTSAGGGSQRLFRKIGSRSSVYSPESRVRKTGSFIYEDFMPTDGTDVKVYTVGPDYAHAEARKSPALDGKVERDRDGKEIRYPVILSNAEKLISRKVCLAFKQAVCGFDLLRANGKSFVCDVNGFSFVKNSNKYYDDCAKILGNMILRELAPTLHIPWSVPFQLDDPPIVPTTFGKMMELRCVVAVIRHGDRTPKQKMKVEVRHQKFFEIFEKYDGYKHGHVKLKRPKQLQEILDIARSLLAEIQQHEADPEIEEKQGKLEQLKSVLEMYGHFSGINRKVQMKYQPKGRPRGSSSDDVDKPAEPSLVLILKWGGELTPAGRIQAEELGKIFRCMYPGGQGRHLAGEYAGAQGLGLLRLHSTFRHDLKIYASDEGRVQMTAAAFAKGLLALEGELTPILVQMVKSANTNGLLDNDCDSSKYQNMCKSRLHELMQLDREFSQEDKEKVNPGNSRSINDALEFVKNPVKCCKRVHDLIKSLMEIVRQKKEDPKTKDAVLYHAETWELMGRRWGKIEKDFFTKNKIYDISKIPDIYDCIKYDLQHNQHTLQFEQAEELYINAKYLADIVIPQEYGLTVQEKLTIGQGICTPLLKKIKADLQRNIEESEENVNRLNPVYSHGVSSPGRHVRTRLYFTSESHIHSLITVLRHGGLLDVKKDEQWRRAMEYISMVSELNYMSQIVIMLYEDPTKDPSSEERFHIELHFSPGVNCCVQKNLPPGPGFRPHSRNESVASKNNSSTNTSDTATPDDPKSHCSPRIEEEAESTPEEDNKSDFLRPLHSEPSTSASLISSDVLDHHNQYYKHKTSDPIPIGNSHTVCGHEAMHLAQRLHEELEHQTQRGGRAASPDPEPRSRSYDSKQNKGKEQLHQFQSLDAVNSQQEDDNSPNNDNDPITPTNVPTSPPIYIPRSELTMTRFKLTQLSPISGSFDHVGEHGVEDDSPFRGRSLKNSPLVSKHGSFDDDNDCSNLVVSSKGGNEKMNSTNELPLTELNLKLFTSEQSQYRGVKMSTNELPLSDIHFKRSFDIPDDTSLEVNWESENSEVGSTKENKEIEYHESRNDREFCDFHDLEFRPQHRSYSDPNILETEKMHKYYLIEKYNQFFDDEKQLLSVTEPPPIPFSSFDCIPHDLLPLTSSYYFARTPSTLLSFFSAPPKTTARSLSHPTTSRSLTGPSVSDSDSGGGGCSASGGGAAATATNAKRHRHSIAGQMSYFKMLGFGLGGGPAAFKKLAGGANQNSTLFSTAVITGSSSAPNLRDMIPSTASATGIEGFGGVPPIRPLETLHNALSLKQLDNFLEKMTTAPLYKTPSSTPPKYPSTPLPTPTNSIIAGCPGSGHPPLRLQSPSSSWSGPPSFISSSSGPSSPGISDIYSNSKESSEMSSSVISGDGLNVNSISHMFPTAPGLDQDLENVGILLENAQKDDGNEKGLEFVEYFTNIQVRQDESGDVTPVSGGSEIEFNTNDATAGSTADCDVTVTEEIESSLVLNEDEDFDLTKSVYSPTSSSTDVFSPILSSPQDNKILVITERRQSDSKYPLKPGSDKWAHSKEKFLANSNSQKLENLNYKSQGGMILVKESFIEPPKINRISRSFHGQTNSVFLDVGATSPRRASDSNNDLKKSPRRNSNIEKSNSGVKQLLTQKSLSENKNVRFVTTKVDEAEHAASVGIHSEGANNTK from the exons ATGGAATGGCCTTGGTTAAAATATTGGTGGAGATTGAAGAAATTTATGAAATCCGATACGGAGGACGTGTGTTTTTGCGACGATTGTTAC gGTGATTTAGAATGCGATTCGAGCGACAACAGTTTAGGTCCTCCGGATATGGAGGAAACGGGAAAGCAAGTATTGGTCGGGGTATGCGCGATGGCGAAGAAATCCCAAAGCAAACCGATGAAAGAGATCTTGACGCGACTACAAGAATTTGAATACATAAAAGTGATCGTGTTTCCCGAAGAGGTGATTTTACAA AAGCCGGTTGAAGAATGGCCAAGTTGCGACTGCCTGATATCGTTCCATTCGAAAGGATTCCCATTGGAGAAAGCCGTCCAGTATGCGAGACTTCACAACCCCTACGTGATAAACAATTTACATATGCAGTACGATATACAGGATCGCAGAAAAGTTTATTCGATATTGGAATCTGAAGGCATCGAAATTCCTAGATATGCCGTTTTAGATCGTGACAGTCCAGATCCGAaac aTCATGAGTTGGTTGAATCTGAGGATCACGTTGAAGTGAATGGAGtcgtttttaataaaccatTTGTTGAAAAACCTGTTTCTGCTGAAGAtcataacatttatatttattacccAACTTCCGCTGGAGGTGGGAGTCAACGATTATTTAGAAag attGGCAGTAGAAGCAGTGTTTATTCGCCAGAGTCCAGAGTACGAAAAACAGgaagttttatttatgaagattttATGCCCACAGATGGTACAGATGTTAAA GTTTATACAGTAGGTCCGGATTATGCACACGCAGAAGCAAGAAAATCACCAGCACTTGATGGTAAAGTAGAAAGAGACCGAGACGGCAAAGAAATTCGATACCCTGTGATATTGAGTAACGCGGAAAAACTGATATCCCGGAAAGTATGCTTGGCGTTCAAACAAGCGGTATGCGGTTTCGATTTGTTGAG AGCGAACGGGAAGTCATTTGTTTGCGATGTGAATGGATTCAGTTTTGTGAAAAACTCCAACAAGTACTACGACGATTGTGCAAAAATCTTGGGAAATATGATTTTGAGGGAACTCGCCCCTACTTTACATATACCTTGGTCTGTTCCATTTCAACTTGACGATCCGCCTATTGTACCAACAACATTCGGAAAAATGATGGAGTTACGGTGCGTTGTTGCCGTTATTAGACATGGAGATCGAACacctaaacaaaaaatgaaagttGAAGTTAGACATCAAAA attctttgaaatttttgaaaaatacgaCGGTTATAAACACGGACATGTTAAACTGAAACGTCCGAAACAATTACAAGAAATTTTGGATATAGCAAGATCTTTATTAGCTGAAATACAACAGCACGAAGCGGATCCGGAAATTGAAGAGAAACAAGGAAAATTAGAACAATTAAAGAGCGTTTTGGAGAT gtatGGTCATTTTTCTGGTATTAACAGAAAAGTCCAAATGAAATATCAACCAAAAGGTCGTCCAAGGGGGTCAAGTTCGGACGATG TAGATAAACCAGCTGAACCTTCGCTAGTCCTAATATTAAAATGGGGTGGGGAGCTGACGCCAGCAGGTCGAATCCAAGCTGAAGAACTGGGGAAAATATTTCGTTGCATGTATCCAGGCGGGCAAGGTAGACATCTGGCTG gtGAATATGCGGGTGCTCAAGGTTTAGGACTTTTACGGTTACATTCCACATTTCGACATGACCTGAAAATCTATGCTTCTGACGAAGGTCGAGTTCAAATGACAGCAGCCGCTTTTGCCAAAGGACTACTTGCTTTGGAAGGAGAATTAACCCCAATTTTAGTCCAAATGGTTAAGAGTGCCAATACTAATGGATTATTGGATAATGACTGTGATAGTagtaaatatcaaaatat gTGTAAATCTCGTTTACACGAGTTAATGCAATTAGATAGAGAATTTTCCCAAGAAGATAAAGAAAAGGTAAACCCCGGAAATTCACGAAGTATAAACGACGCATtagaatttgtaaaaaatccGGTAAAATGTTGCAAACGCGTCCATGATTTAATAAAGTCCCTTATGGAAATCGTCCGTCAGAAAAAAGAAGACCCCAAGACGAAAGATGCTGTTCTTTATCACGCGGAAACCTGGGAATTAATGGGTCGCCGTTGGggtaaaatcgaaaaagatttttttacgaaaaacaAGATTTATGATATTAGCAAGATACCGGATATTTATGATTGCATCAAATACGATTTGCAACATAATCAGCATACATTGCAATTCGAACAAGCGGAAGAGTTGTATATAAATGCAAAATATTTAGCAGACATTGTTATTCCTCAAGAATATGGATTGACGGTCCAGGAGAAATTAACAATTGGTCAAGGAATCTGTACtcctttattaaaaaaaatcaaagcaGATTTACAACGAAATATCGAAGaatcagaagaaaatgttaatcgCTTGAATCCGGTTTATTCACATGGTGTTTCTAGCCCAGGAAGACATGTCAGGACAAGATTATACTTTACAAGTGAAAGTCATATCCATTCTTTAATTACAGTTTTAAGACATGGCGGCCTTTTAGAT gtTAAAAAGGATGAACAATGGCGAAGAGCCATGGAATACATATCAATGGTTTCAGAACTAAATTATATGTCCCAAATTGTTATAATGTTATATGAAGATCCAACGAAAGATCCTTCAAGCGAAGAACGTTTTCACATCGAATTACATTTTAGTCCTGGAGTTAATTGTTGTGTTCAGAAAAATTTACCACCCGGGCCTGGGTTTAGACCACattcaagaaatgaatcaGTTGCAAgcaaaaataat agCTCCACAAATACATCAGATACAGCAACACCTGACGATCCAAAAAGTCATTGTTCGCCAAGAATTGAAGAGGAAGCGGAGTCGACCCCGGAAGAAGATAACAAAAGTGATTTTCTTCGTCCTTTACATTCGGAACCATCAACTAGTGCGAGTTTGATCTCGTCAGACGTTTTGGATCATCACAATCAGTATTACAAGCATAAAACGAGTGATCCAATACCAATTGG taattcTCATACAGTTTGTGGTCATGAGGCGATGCATTTGGCGCAACGCCTCCATGAAGAACTCGAACATCAAACTCAAAGGGGCGGTAGAGCCGCAAGTCCGGATCCAGAACCTCGATCTAGGAGTTATGATAGTAAACAAAACAAAGGAAAAG AACAACTTCACCAGTTCCAAAGTTTGGATGCTGTGAACAGTCAACAAG AAGATGACAACTCCCCAAACAACGACAACGACCCCATAACACCAACAAACGTTCCTACATCACCACCGATTTACATCCCGCGGTCCGAATTGACAATGActcgatttaaattaactcaattGAGTCCAATTTCTGGTTCTTTTGATCACGTTGGTGAACACGGTGTTGAGGATGATAGCCCGTTTCGGGGGCgatcattaaaaaatagtcCATTAGTATCAAAACATGGTTCATTCGACGACGATAACGACTGTAGTAATTTAGTTGTAAGTTCTAAAGGtggaaatgaaaaaatgaatTCAACTAATGAGTTGCCATTAACTGAATTGAACTTGAAACTCTTTACTTCGGAACAAAGTCAATATCGTGGGGtcaaaatgagtacaaacgaGTTACCTTTATCTGATATTCATTTCAAAAGAAGTTTTGATATTCCTGATGATACATCGTTGGAAGTTAATTGGGAAAGTGAAAATTCAGAGGTTGGATCtactaaagaaaataaagaaattgaatacCATGAGAGTCGTAATGATAGGgaattttgtgattttcatgATTTGGAGTTTAGACCTCAACACCGTTCGTATTCAGATCCGAACATATTAGAAACGGAaaagatgcataaatattatttaattgagaaatataatcaattttttgacgaTGAAAAACAGTTATTGTCGGTTACGGAACCACCTCCGATACCTTTTAGTAGTTTCGATTGTATCCCTCATGACCTCCTCCCTTTAACTTCCTCGTATTATTTCGCGCGCACTCCCTCGACGCTCCTATCGTTCTTCTCCGCCCCGCCGAAGACGACCGCAAGGTCGCTCTCGCACCCGACCACCTCCCGAAGCTTAACCGGTCCGAGCGTGTCCGATTCAGATTCCGGCGGCGGTGGCTGTTCGGCGTCGGGCGGAGGAGCCGCAGCGACAGCGACCAACGCGAAACGCCACCGACACAGCATTGCCGGACAGATGAGCTATTTCAAGATGCTAGGGTTCGGATTGGGCGGGGGTCCCGCGGCTTTTAAGAAATTAGCAGGAGGTGCCAACCAGAATTCAACATTGTTTTCAACGGCTGTTATTACCGGTAGTTCCAGTGCACCAAATTTAAGGGATATGATTCCAAGTACAGCTAGTGCAACCG gtaTTGAAGGTTTTGGTGGTGTACCACCAATTCGTCCATTAGAAACCCTCCACAACGCTCTATCATTAAAACAACTCGataatttcttagaaaaaatgaCAACAGCGCCCTTATACAAAACACCGTCTTCAACACCGCCCAAATACCCTTCAACACCTTTGCCAACTCCGACAAATTCGATAATAGCCGGTTGTCCAGGTTCGGGACATCCACCTCTTCGTTTACAGTCACCATCAAGTA GTTGGAGTGGTCCTCCTAGTTTTATATCAAGCAGCAGTGGTCCTTCTTCGCCGGGAATTTCCGATATTTACTCAAATTCAAAGGAAAGCAGCGAGATGTCTTCTAGTGTGATCAGCGGCGATGG gcTCAACGTCAATAGTATCTCACATATGTTTCCAACTGCTCCTGGTTTAGATCaagatttagaaaatgttGGAATTTTACTTGAAAATGCACAAAAAGATGATGGAAACGAAAAAGGATTAGAGTTTGTTGAATATTTTACAAACATTCAAGTCCGACAAG atgaaAGTGGCGATGTAACACCAGTTTCGGGGGGTTCTGAAATAGAATTCAATACAAACGATGCAACAGCAGGTTCAACCGCAGATTGTGACGTAACTGTAACAGAAGAAATTGAATCATCCTTGGTATTAAACGAGGATGAAGATTTTGACTTAACAAAATCCGTTTATAGCCCAACATCGTCATCAACCGACGTTTTTTCGCCAATTCTTTCTAGTCCACAAGATAACAAAATCTTAGTGATTACAGAAAGACGCCAATCCGATAGTAAATATCCATTAAAACCTGGTTCTGATAAATGGGcacatagtaaagaaaaatttctAGCTAATTCAAATAGTCAAAAACTTGAAAATCTAAATTATAAAAGTCAAGGAGGTATGATTTTGGTAAAAGAATCTTTTATAGAACCGcctaaaattaatagaatATCAAGAAGTTTTCATGGTCAGACGAATTCGGTGTTTTTAGATGTTGGTGCGACATCGCCACGTCGAGCTAGTGATAGTAAtaatgatttgaaaaaatcaccGAGACGAAATAGTAACATTGAAAAATCGAATAGCGGTGTGAAACAACTTCTTACGCAAAAATCTTTGTCTGAAAACAAAAACGTTAGATTCGTAACTACTAAAGTTGACGAAGCAGAACATGCCGCAAGCGTCGGTATACACTCTGAAGGTGCAAACAACACAAAGTGA